One window from the genome of Salisaeta longa DSM 21114 encodes:
- a CDS encoding 4-phosphoerythronate dehydrogenase translates to MAKNDLRIVADENIPAVTDAFSALGSVITRPGRAIQRADVADADVLLVRSVTRVTRPLLADTPVRFVGSATIGTDHIDRDFLEAAGVAFAHAPGSNADSVADYVLAALLTLATRRGVDLRTRTVGVVGYGNIGRRVTQRLEALGLRVLVNDPPLRANQATDRPLHPLTHLLETADVLTLHVPLTREGPHPTQHLIDAAALRRMCDEAWLLNTSRGAVVDNAALGHALAHNAVRAAVLDVWEDEPTPDPALVEAVDLATPHIAGYALDGKLRGTQMLYDAVCRHLDRTPDWSMDEALPPAPDPLVPPDPHLPPTEALHALAQQAYSVTADDQRLRPLVNQSPTKRGAFFSGLRREYPVRREMQCYRVDQRLLHPALQAAVTNGLLTGGLTDRDRSSDAQSR, encoded by the coding sequence CCGATGTCGCCGATGCAGACGTCCTGCTTGTGCGCAGTGTTACACGCGTAACCCGCCCCCTCCTTGCGGACACGCCCGTTCGGTTTGTGGGGTCGGCCACCATTGGCACCGACCACATCGATCGTGATTTCCTGGAGGCGGCCGGCGTGGCCTTTGCCCATGCCCCCGGCTCCAATGCCGACTCCGTTGCCGACTACGTGCTCGCGGCGCTCCTCACGCTGGCAACGCGGCGCGGCGTCGATCTCCGCACGCGCACCGTGGGCGTGGTGGGCTACGGAAATATCGGGCGGCGCGTCACACAGCGCCTCGAAGCGCTGGGCCTACGCGTGCTCGTAAACGACCCGCCGCTACGGGCCAATCAGGCGACCGACCGCCCGCTCCATCCGCTTACGCACCTGCTGGAAACGGCCGATGTGCTCACGCTGCACGTGCCGCTGACACGCGAGGGGCCGCATCCTACGCAGCACCTCATCGACGCGGCGGCGCTGCGACGCATGTGCGACGAGGCGTGGCTCCTGAATACGTCGCGCGGGGCGGTCGTCGACAACGCGGCGCTCGGCCATGCCCTGGCCCACAACGCGGTGCGCGCCGCGGTCTTGGATGTGTGGGAGGACGAGCCAACCCCCGATCCGGCGCTCGTGGAGGCCGTCGACCTGGCCACGCCGCATATTGCCGGCTACGCCCTCGATGGGAAATTACGCGGGACGCAGATGCTGTACGACGCGGTGTGTCGCCACTTGGACCGAACGCCTGACTGGTCGATGGACGAGGCGTTGCCGCCGGCACCGGATCCGCTCGTACCGCCCGACCCGCACCTGCCGCCTACCGAGGCGCTGCACGCGCTCGCCCAGCAGGCGTACAGCGTTACGGCCGACGATCAGCGGTTGCGGCCGCTCGTGAACCAATCGCCCACCAAACGCGGGGCGTTCTTTAGCGGGCTGCGGCGGGAATATCCCGTACGACGAGAAATGCAATGCTACCGCGTCGATCAGCGGCTCCTCCATCCTGCGCTGCAAGCAGCCGTGACGAACGGACTGCTCACGGGCGGGCTCACGGATCGGGATCGATCTTCAGACGCTCAATCTCGATGA